The genomic stretch caatttattatttactattagaAAACAAAGTAATTCAGCGGAGTATTTTTAAATAGtaacaaaactatttttattaatttactaaaTTATTTGGTTGTCAAACACAATCAAGATCACTACATGTGCTATATGTTAATGATGAGGtgaaaatatgttatataaaatattattagtgTCTAGAACCTAAATCAACTTTTGATGTATTTAACTTTAATTATATGTTTTAGTGGGAAAGCAGAGATCCCAGGTTTCCTGTGTCATAAAGAGTAGCCATATTTCATCCTGAAGGACATTATCAGATCAGTTATGTCAATATTTAACACTATGAGTACAGTAACAGTTGATTGTTTCTTCTTCCAGAGCTGTACGATTGTGACCCGAGCAGGAGGAGAATGTTCTGCAGCCCATGATGGGTGGCAGCGGGTCTAAAGGTAAAGGCTACTGGCCGTTTTCAGGTTCGGGTGGCGGAGATGAACCTGCTAAAGAAGGCCAAGAGCAGAGCCTGTCCCGGGTGCGGAGCATCCGAAACGCGACGCCTTTCGTGTTTACCAGGAGGAGGTAAATATAACCACAGCTCCTGGCATGTGACTTCATTTCAGACAGCATGACTGGACCAGTGTGCCAGGTACACTGGCATCAAGAAACGGATGATACAACAACAGACGTAATTGAGTTTCACTGCAGATTTGGAAAGTAACGTTTTCAAACTGTTGACAGTCATCGAGGAAATTTGgtgttaagtaaataaataaagtacactATGAtacaatattgcaaaataaaccttGACAGGGTGATCTGGTTTACATAACTCCTCTTATTTGTAaatctttaacctgttaactgccaCTGGGCCCCTCAGTGGGCcccctacatttacttcactatattacaactaaatctaatctaatcatgacaaactatatatcgttggaaaggtctaagactcctaaatagatattttacccatcttttttgttaaaaattatgtaggaaaagaaATAGAATAATTTAAGGCAAGAGTGCACTTCAAAAACCTAGATCATAACAGGAattctgacctttgtcaaaaaaaaagtttcatttattgcctttttctctatcacactttaaaaattcataaataattataaatcacttgaaaacttaaaatcttcaaaatctttgaaacccattttaaattaaaaaatttcattaccatgaaaatgatacatcaaaatcatgttataaATTTGTTTTCAgtgatgaattataaaaatgtaggtttggatcatgcCCTTTCAAgtctatattcaaaaatgtgagtgacagttttaaatataattaagaaaATACTGACTTTTTTTATTAGAGGTCAACCGATTTGTTTAAGTGTCAAACATttatgcaaaacaataaaaataaataaatattttttctgaatctttaatttgtattacatattatctgtaaaaattaaaatgaagcgACCTAGTAATGAAACatgcatttatatgcaaaatTGTAACACTTTAGAGTAATGgtctattagttaatgttagttaactactttagttaacatgatctaagcaagaacaatccttctacagcatttattaatgatGGCTCattgatgttaatttcaacatttactaatgcattattcaaatcaaaagttatgcttctttacattagttaattcactgtgaattagcatgaactaacaatgaataactgtatttacatgaactaacattaacaaagtaaTGTCTTGTTCaatgtttgttcattttaattaacgaattaactaacattaactaatggaccattattctaatgTGTTACCTGCAAAATATTTACTATGCAAgaaattatatacatttctttatatAAGCATTCTATGCAAACCTCTTTAgcatgtttatataaaaaattatggaaAATCTGCGCAGTGGAATGCAAAAAATGACCAAGAGCAATAACAATAGCAACAAATCTAATGCTTTAATTACTGTTCCCCTTCTATGCAACACTATAATTCTAACAATAACAGCAATGAACAACGACATAGTTGGAATCACTGTcaggaaaaggtttttttttttctagcttaaGAACAATTAAAAGCAGGAGCAGCATTaattacacagagccgttgttcactAACAAGCTGCGcaaaaacacattcatattttGCACATGTTTTGCGCAGCTTGTTAGTGAACAGcgactctgtgtagtaaatgctgcttcgTGTGAAAGCacacaggtgatggagatttaccactgattacagaaccggctttaatTACAAGATAAGCATTAAATGTTGCATCCGATTTATCGTGCAGCTCTAGAGTCGATCCTGAACCATTTAAAGGTGCAGATAACAAAACCGCAGCATTCGATTATAATGAAGTGTTATTGTGCATTAGTGTGTATGTTAAATTAGTTATCGTTGTTGGTGTGAACAGGTCTTAAGACTCATGAAAAGGTATTAAACATTGCTTATCTATGTTTTCTAACTTCAATCCATGTTTTAAAGCTCTATGTACTTCGATGAGGACGGCGACCTTGCGCACGAGTTTTACGAAGAAACCGTAATAACAAAAAATGGCCGCAAGAAAGCCAAACTTAAACGAATCTACAAGAATCTCATACCTCAGGTGAGTCAGCATCATAGTGTTTTGTGAACATTTGCTGCATGATTTAATCGTTAAATTATTACGATAAACAATTTATTGCGAATTTTTCCATAGGGAGTCATCAGATTGGATCACCCTTGTATCCACGTTGATTTTCCGGTAGTCATCTGTGAAGTTTGATGCCATCGGTGACCTCATGAGAAGAATCCGTCCCTCCTCATTTTACTCCCACCCGCTGGATCCCGTACACGCTTGCTGTGTAGCGCCCCTTGTGTTTGGGAGGGCTTGATGAGTGTACGGGGAATCCCGGCAGACGAGCTGAAAGATGCTCCGGCTGTGTGACTGAGAAGAGGCTGCGGTCTGACAATGATGTCtgactctttttgttttctcgtaaTCATCCACATGAAGACTATTATGGGCTGTACGGCCAAGACACTAAGTGTGATTTGTGTCCGacagtatgtttgtttgtttgtatgtgacCATAGAAATAGAGAATATTTAGCAATGTTTGACTTTTATCAGGAGCACGTCATGAAGGACTCTTGAGGACCTTCTAGAACATTCTGTTTAGAATTTTGAAGAAGCCCTTTGAAAGAACAGGTTGCATTTGAACGCTTTAATTGACGGGCATTGTGTAACAAGCAGAGCGTCGCAGATCATCAAGATGCGATGTTCATAGATGTAACACATTTAGGGACGGTACAAAAGTGAGTAAAACTACAGCCTGAATTTTGCATGTAGTTCCTATAGAACTGATTCTGCTTTCTTTTCAGCCTGTTAGAGAGAATGAATGGCTGTTTACTATGCTGTGATTTGTTTATATGCTGATTGGATGATAGAATTGCTGCCGCCCCTTGATTGAATGGTTAAGGCACTGACTGACACAGTGCTGCCAGTCACTGTGAGAAGCCCCGCCCCCTCACTGTTGTGGCAgtctttatttattacagttttaatgaCCAGATGGCATTAAAGACAATACCATATATCAATGCACATCAAACTCTTTGTCTATTCATTCGGTTTTAAAACCTAAGAATATTAAGTGAGAATTAATGTAGGTGAACCTAATTCTAGTGCAATTAATCGAGGtgatattaatatattcattGCCTAAAATTGTATACAAATTATTCCTACTATTGAATATTCCATAAAATGTGGTGCataggaagtgacatcatttggaCCCTTTTGCAGCTTGATTTAAATGTAGTTTAACTTATTgcatttttgatgtttttatcagctgtttggaatcaTTTTGGTGGCACCTATTCAATGCAGAGGAACCATTGGCGAACAAGTGATGTAATCCTAAATGaagccaaattattatttttttttttcagatgaaaaaaTAGTAACTACATTTTTTTTGATGGTCTAAGAATGAGTACATTTCAAACagtttttcaattttgggtgaactgttactTTAAATTATCACCCTAGAAAGTAAATAAGGCCTAAGGtgagttaatgttgttttaaggTCCTGAAACCAGTATTTATAGTGTTTCTCAATGATCAGTTTTATCGTGTTTCATACTTCGCCTGTTAGACAACTTCTAACACTTAAAGCTATTTAATCTCTCCAGCAGTCGCCCGTCTTTTCCTCCTGCAGTCTGTTTTTCCCCCCCGTCCTCTAGTCGAACTCTATTGTTTTTTTCCACAAGACTGAACTCAATCTTTGCTTCATTTCCTTCATGCTCCCATCCACAAACAAAATGGTATGTTAACTCTGCTCGAGGGAACTTTATCGTCACAAAGACCGTTTTCCAGCAATGCAAATCACTGAACTGAACAAAGACACTGGCAGAAACTCAGGAAAATCATGTGGACCTGAGGGTAGACTAATTTATAGGATTGCAAAATCACGCCTCACTATTATTGCTTAGAGATTTTAACAAACAGCTAACACTAAAGACCCGTTCAAACCAAGGAGATGATAACttaagttttaataattattCTGAAATCTACCAAAACGATAACGGAGGAACTTTTTCCCCATGTTTATGAATGATAAAAACTAACGGCAAATAAAGTAACCATGTtttcaccctcgaagcatcctaggactttcctctttcagaataatccaatcggagttatataaaaaaattatccttgctcttccaagccttttaatgtggtaagtgggtgtttgttgtcaacagttcagaagaaaagttaaataaagtgcgtgcatctgtaataaaacagccctcacatggctccaggggggtgaataaaggccccatGTACAGAATTCATGCAGTTTTGTAAGCTACacatccagatttcaaatgtttCTTAGGTCTATAGCCTAGTTTTTGTTGTAAAGGGGCCGTGTAAAGTGTACCACCACCATTTGTGCTACAAACATTAATGATTTATCAAATAATTTGGCTTGTTTTAATTAAGAGGTTTTCAGAGGATTAAATGAGCAAATATTTCCCATCTTAGAAACTTGGGATTTGTTGACTCTGGCCAGAACAGCCACCTAGCAAACACTCAGAACAGGCTAGTTACCACATAGCGTTGTGCTAATAACAACTCCGAACACTTCAGCAAGCAAATAACATGTTTAACACTTTCTTCAACTATATTTTCACTGCTGTATTGGATCTACATTCCATATCCATGATTCCATCTTTAAGGAGCCACGGTCTCACAACCATATTCCCAGTATTCCCAGTTGCGATGTTTATTTGATTGATCTTCTGAAGATTAGCTgtgatttccattaaaaaaatgagCTGTGATGGCTTTTAGTTGCTGTGTCTGGAGACTCGTAATCTCTATCATATGAGCTTCTCAAactacttaaagggggggtgaaatgctatttcatgcatactgagttttttacactgttaaagagttggattcccatgctaaacatggacaaagtttaaaaaattaagtgtttgaaggagtatttctgttccaaaaaaacctcttcaggtttgtcacaagtttcggaaagtttttttcgagtatggctctgtgtgacgttagatggagcggaatttccttatatgggtcctgacgcacttctgccggaagagcgcgcgctcccgtatagcagagcactgagagcacaacagacttcactgatcagagcgagagcgtcgcgaaaagtcacaaaaggagtgtgttttggttgccagggcaagacaaccctgcacagattacaaaaaaaaaaaaaaaaaaacagcattaagggaccagtggatggagtttatttttacagagcatcaacggagttgtgcaagtgtttttgtttgttccctgcatttcgaagatttttgttttacaaacaaggcccagttttatgccggatttgcacatcgtttatttcttaaggatgatgcaatcccaacgaaaaagggtcacgatcatgtgttggaaccgcaggcggtgagtaaaactgcttcaaatatctctgtgttgttaacttagctatcagcttgtaagcacatcaagtaaacaacatgcaaggttgtcatcaaactgcactttccacatgtacagcttaaaaaaaaaaagatgacaaagtgtaacttagtcattttccaaaaccgctaagcaaatatatacagtttcagtacataccacatagcataccgcctttgctgatgctgctcttgttaaatttcagcctctggatctgattctggatcataaataaacggctgaatctgactgttagccatggtttgttttggatgatggtttttccctcacggtaatgtcacggTTCCCaaagctctcaacgcaaaagcctactcgtgctcgtgatcctttagctccgcccacacgtcacgcctccagccggtcgtgtttttccgggaaaaatcggtacagactatctttctcttataaatataataaaactaaagactttttggagttatgaagaatgcagtactactctataggtactcaagattaacaggatattgagtgaaaacgagcatttcaccccccccccccccttaagtgTATTTGAAACAATTTTATATCCCAAATAAGTATTTTACAAATTTTGTACAAATGTGTACAGTGTGAATCATAGGAAAATTtacaatttgtaataaaaaagtaaGCATGAAGCTGCACTGCATTAACCCTCAATGGAGCGTAATGAGTCATGCAGAAACACAAATGTCAAATTGACAAATTGTCATGAGACTGTGTTGAATGTACAGTATGCTAATATCTCTAGCTGAATTACACTTGCAGAGTGTTTTTGTAGGCTACTACTATTTGAAGCTTTCATCAATATGtttaatttagaaaaacatgTATACATATGCTAATACTATATTCCTTTCAGAAATGCAATGTTTGAAGTGTTTACATATCGCACACCAGTGTTACTTTAGGATCACTGAAATGctaatataattgtattaatagattttagtgatttaaaaacaaatgtctatatagtttatattaatttgtatctcagttttatttatttgagtacaTCAgggtgaaaatgaaaatgagaaatgttgcctagctgaaataaaaactatatttccaaatattttgtttaattaacatttatttaatttaaatgataattgaATTCAACTATAATAACCCCGCTGTACACTGATTCAGATATTATTTAATAGTTTGCATTATGCAATACTCATGTATTTCATTCCAagcattgagtgtgtgtgtgtgtgtgtgtgtgtgtgtgtgtgtgtgtgtgtgtgtgtgtgtgtgtgtgtgtgtgtgtgtgtgtgtgtgtacggctGATCCATCAATGTGAGCTggtcctccttaatcactttcAGATGATTCTCAGTAATTAAAACCTCCGGCTCATTAGGCAACAGCgttcatatatttcaaatatttagccATGCAAACAGGAATGTTCCAAACTCTCGGTTGAGCTGTAAATGTTCCTTAAGCCTATAAATTTTGCTTTATGGTGAGTTTGTAACATAGAAAATAAACATCCccaaatgtctttttttccatAATGGGATTGTTTAGAAAAATTCATGCAGCCCTTTTTAATGATGTGTCCTTGGGCACCGTGTCCTTCTCCCGGCATTGACGCACAGCAGCCTGATTCTTGCTGTGCCAGGCATCCATGTCCTGCTGGTGGAAGTGACCTTCCTTCCCTTCAGAACAGTGACTGTACTGACCAACAGACTCATGAGCCCTGGGAGAGGAACAGGATGATCCAGGGGAAATATTCGTACTCATTCCGTTCACTGACACAGGAAACAGGTCAGTGAAAGTGtgactttaaaggaatagtacacAGAAATTAACATTTGCCAAAACAAGGTACCCACTCTCAGGTCATTCAAGATgttaatgagtttgtttcttcatcagaacagatctggagaaatgtagcagtgcatcacatgctcaccaatggatcatctgcagtgaatgggtgccgtcagaatgagagtccaaacaactgataaaaacatcacaataatccacaagacatCCAGTCCACCACTTAATGTCTTGTAAAGagaaaagctgcttgtttgtaagaaacaactcTATCTTTGAGGCATTTTAACTTCAGTCTGTTGCTACcgtctaaaatatgagtcctctatcacATAATATTGCTTactcaaaattaatattttaggcCAGAAATATCTGATTAGTGCATTACAGGTATATGTAACTAAGTGTTTGTACCTCAGGTTTATTTTAGGCCGAATTCAGCCTCAAATTAACTGAAAACACATCATTTTCTTAAGAGTTACTTAGAAGAGTGTTCAGGCTACGCTTCTACATACTAAAATGGGACAATATATATTtggaatgaataaaaataaattggaaaattaataataaatgttcatttacattataacattattattaatgaataataataatttagttaataataataaattgtgcaCTGTTCCTTTAAGGAACTAAAACTGCCCGATGGATTTTATTATGTGTCGGTTTCTGTCAGTACAGCGTGTGTTGCGTATAATCAGATTTCAGTGTTTTCCTATCCATTTTTCAATAAAGTGGCATGTTATTGCTGAGCTCAAGAGTTTTAAGGATTCTGTCCCTCTCTTGTTTTTACCCACAGGTCTCTGTTCTTTGCTTTCTCTGCAAAACCCCCCGAAAGCTGCTCCTGAGTCAGCAAAGAAGAGGAAACAAGAGAAAGGCACGAGGGCAGTTCAGCTGTGTTTACTGGCTTCGTCAAACTTGATGACCGCTTCGCTCAGACACAGGGGGTCAGTTATCGATCTTCTGATTAGCGAAGACAGAGCGGACTGATTTTTACTCAGAGATTCATCACTCGGAACAAGCCTTTCGGACTCTACTGATGTCATTGTTTAAACCatgaaccaattttttttttttttttttttttttgccatggtcAATTCAAAATGTGTGGCTTgtcagatttgtatttatttattttattttttctagacTTCAAATTTTGTCAGCAGCAAATGATAAAATCAGTGCTTTTTACCAACCTGGTCATCATAATAACCGCGGGAACATGCTAACTGCTCAACGCAACAATTAAAGACAAATCCATCTAggatatttacatagaaaaaaaaatagaaatgtagcTTGTACAGATGTAACAATCTGTATGTTATGGTATtaaaaaaatggcaaataaaataaaatgttgtcaaTAATGTAGCGATATACGCACAAACCAAGCTAATTTCTGGCGGCAAAAGCAGGTGACCAACTTGAACCCGTTGCGAAATCTGCATGGGGAAATCTTTTCCCCTCACGAAAAATTCTGAATTGCGTAGATTATATTAAAATGACTTGATTTCACCTGTGGaaattatttgaacaaaaatagtAATAAGACTGCACTTAAAAGCacctttttaaaatttatttataaagtagTAATACAATAGTGGACTTTAATAAAGTTGTATGGACTTTATGACATCATATGATCTCTATAAAggaaaatacaactttttttatttatcggaaacttttatccattattttagtatcattactaTACTAagcatgtattaatatttttaatacgttttatttttgtttccattttaCTTGTAGATAAAGTTTTTGCAACTTTGTtgttttaataactttaaaaatatatatatttattttttattctttttatttcagttttagttattattaaataagatGAAATTAACCAAGTTGtcaattttattgatttatttattcttatttcatttttactCGTAATTACGCAACAGCAGTGAAAATCATTCGAGGTTGTATCTATCCTttcttctttatttatattttctatccTATGTGGGGTGCTTGTCTGTTGTCTGTGAAGACATTTAATTTGTTATACCAGGCCAATTAAGTTGTTAATATTGttcaataaactataaaaaaataataatctatccTTTCTTCATAAAATGCTGTAGTGGTTTTGAACTCATAACATACTGACACCTACTGGTGTGGATGCATGAAGTTTTTGCTCTATTAATTCTGACATATGATCTACATGAgagattagcttttttttttttttttttacattcatgatTCATCATACACTTTTATCCACCTAAGTTGCATTGAAGGCACATCGTTTATCAGTATTTATATCCCCTGGGAATTAAATCCTTAAGAGTTACTAATAGCATATTCTactatatttcttttaaaaactattcatttcttttgctataaagctttttcattAGCATTCTCGCCTCTATCTCAGCCACCTTCTACAGTTTCATCACTTTCGCAGTGATTTATTAGTCTCCTTAAGTTCTGCTCAGAGGTGGGAGACTCTTACATCACATTGGTAACCAGAAGTGGGTCTCCCGCAGGGGCTGGTCTGAGATCAAACTAAACCACTCAAATCCCAATCCTCAGTGACGGTAAGATCATAAGTCTGGCCAGGCTCCCGGGGCTGGTGGAGGGTGGGTGAGACGGGCAGGAATGTGTAGGAAGTACAGGGGTGTGGTCTCTCGCAGATCAAAACTGTGAGTCTCTCTTAAAGCAGCTGTGCAGTCAGTGACAGGCGAACTGAAGCAGGTGTACATCCACACATCGAAACTACTGAAGACATCTGAGCACGTGAGTAGGAGCTTTTCTTTGACATGGCATAGCTAAAAAAGAAAGTGTTCATTTGAAAAGTTTTCTGGAGAAAAATCTcttaaatgtatttctaaaaatCTAATGAATGTAGTGTACCATAGATATATAGAAAGTATAGAAAAAACATGGTAagtttacaaatatattacagaTTTATCatcatttgtcatcatttactcaccatcatgtcatttcTTACAcataagattgtttttttttcatagaagaCATTCTGTAGattgtccaagctgctcttttttcTTACTATAGAAGTGAACGGAGACTGCAGTTTTCAAGGTCCACAaagtacaaaaaaagtattttgaaaatagTATAAAAGTAGTCCACATTACAAGTTTTTTGAGGTTTTGCAAGTGAgagaaaaatattacatttaagtcAGTTTTATTGACAACATTTCCCTTTGCCAGACGTGAAATCCCAATTGCGCTTGGgtatttttttacaacattttgcACAAATTTTAACGTCAATGACATTTAAGCTATCACTTTTAAttcacatttagtcattttagtacttaaactcaacaaaatctgattttgttttctttctcaactAACCTGAATGaaataagtttttatattctgtttatatttcatttatttcaattcgcagaaaaaaaaaaaaaaaatatatatatatagttttaattaatgATAAAAACAGTGGGCATGAGATTTCCAAAGAGAATTTGAACATTAAGGAACGTACACCTGTCAAAGTCAGATGGAgagttttttcatgtttttacctCACATAATTTGACATTAGTGGTGCGAAACACTCACAGCTGTATGATCTGTCCTCTGTTTATAAGAGGCTGGAAGGGTCTGTGTTGGCTCTTACAGTCCTTTATTAGAACAAGATGTGTTTTAGGATTGAGGTATTCCGCCCGGAGCGGGGACTCGTCCGGAATGTCTGCCTCCTGCTGCGGACAGAAGCAAACATGCATTCATCATTTGAGCGATAGATGCACTCGATCTACTTCCTTATCTTCAGTTCTAGATGAAGTATCCCAACTGGATTGATTTCAGTTGTGACGTTTTCGTGACATCTGCCGTTCAAAGACGACATCAAAGCTGACCCCTCTGGCCTGCAGCTGTGGGTGGTTTTCCTTCTGTCCGCCCCCCTTCCACTTCTCCACTAATGTAGACCTCACAACTCCTATAGCACTGACCGCAGCTTGTCATTACACCCATCTTCACTGTAACACATGGAAACAAGGACTTTCCGGGAGGCCTTTATGTTATATAGGAGTCCTATAGGGATTCGATGAGGCTGAAAGAGCTTTTGTTCTCTGAACATTAGTGAACATTTGCATCCGTAAAGAGCGAGTGGGTTAATAGGATACTCATGGTGAAATGTGTTCAAAGAACAGTGAGTGAGGATTTATGAGGTGCTGGGATTGTTTTGTGGATTCATTCACAAATCCATGATCAGTTTCAGGTGAGTCAGCACACACATGATCCCAAAAGTCACAGGAAAGCGCTCTTCCCTGCAGTCAGCTGACTTCCTGTCTCTCAAAGGTTAATACCCATTCTGCCAACACTATGTTGCGTAACATCATCACTGGCTTATTTTACAGTTTATGGTAGCCTAATGTAATTCACAAGAGTATATCGTATTAGTGTGATTTGTGTTCAAAAACATGGTATTTAAGTGATACAtgtccaaaaaaacaacaaaaacatatgtACTATTATGGTTCCTTGTAAAAAACCTAATATTACCTCAGGACTTTTTAATAGTCAGAGTCTTCAGTCATGCTGTAGTTTTACTCTCATAATGtggaaaataatactaatagaaAAGGAAGGAAAGGCAGAAAAGAGTGCATTTCATTCTCAGAGTGATTTCGGAGTGAAATATGATACGTATATAACACATCAATCGATGATCAGTGTATTTGAAGGGGGTTTAAACGTGTAGATCCTAAAACAAAGAGGGTTTTTTGGTCATATAAAAATTATGCATCCTTTGGATGCATTAATTATTACATAAATAACAAGCACAACAAATACTGTTTTATGCTTCATAAACAATGCTATATTATTTTTCCACCCAGAATGCTTTATTACATAGTATTTAGTCCAGAGGTGCATGAATTCTGTATGGTTTAAATgtcataaataatgaaaaatatattttttttataaagtcattaatatatatatatatatatatatatatatatatatatatatatatatatatatatatatatatatatatatatatatatatatatatatatacacacacacacacacacacacacataaagaagaAAGAACCCCATGGTGGTTTGAATGTAACATCAAACAGTCTAAAGTGTGGAcacaattttcttttattttcagtattttttatttgagcTTTGTATTGAGGTAATTACTATACTTGCATTTGAATTAAGTGCACTTGTTGCGTAGCCTACATGTTTTTTCATTGCACTTATATTTAGAAATACCTTCATGTAATTATATTTGTAGTAATTTTCggttattgtttgttttctttcagtacaaaatattattctaattatattctttaaaaaaaacgtcCCTTTTCGACTTGCACACTATTCATTTACTGCTTTTCTTGCTTACTTATCAatgttgttttgttgattttgattgcttccattgtaatcatttgta from Carassius gibelio isolate Cgi1373 ecotype wild population from Czech Republic chromosome A22, carGib1.2-hapl.c, whole genome shotgun sequence encodes the following:
- the tusc2b gene encoding tumor suppressor 2, mitochondrial calcium regulator b, giving the protein MMGGSGSKGKGYWPFSGSGGGDEPAKEGQEQSLSRVRSIRNATPFVFTRRSSMYFDEDGDLAHEFYEETVITKNGRKKAKLKRIYKNLIPQGVIRLDHPCIHVDFPVVICEV